From a single Bacillus pumilus genomic region:
- a CDS encoding DUF2188 domain-containing protein, protein MPWTMNDYPPSFQSLDNVIRKKALEIANKMIQEGYDENRAIPIAISQAKEWKKNAAEKEVEKFSSHGTVTPSKDSSSARPELMDHAQHVVKHEEGWAVQTENAKRASEVKETKQKAIDRAKEIASNKETSVVIHKKDGHIQDVLKPQ, encoded by the coding sequence ATGCCTTGGACGATGAATGATTATCCGCCTTCATTTCAATCGTTAGACAACGTCATTCGGAAAAAAGCACTTGAGATTGCGAACAAAATGATACAGGAAGGATATGACGAAAATAGAGCCATCCCAATTGCGATCAGCCAAGCGAAAGAGTGGAAAAAGAACGCCGCAGAGAAAGAGGTAGAGAAGTTCTCATCTCATGGTACTGTTACGCCATCTAAAGACAGTAGCTCCGCAAGACCAGAGCTCATGGATCATGCGCAGCATGTTGTTAAACACGAGGAAGGATGGGCGGTTCAAACAGAGAATGCAAAACGAGCAAGTGAGGTCAAAGAAACGAAACAAAAAGCAATTGACCGGGCAAAGGAAATTGCCTCTAATAAAGAGACCTCCGTTGTTATTCACAAAAAAGATGGGCACATTCAGGACGTGTTAAAACCGCAATAA
- a CDS encoding VOC family protein has protein sequence MMMKGLYEAHLPVSDLKASIAFYEKLELTLAHENERVAFLWIEKGKSWLGLWKVDMNAYPYHPSTRHVAFQITTSSIEQIKAWLVEKGIGIHPMFGFSEEQQPLVLDNPPQFHAAIYFLDPDDNLLECIAPLELDTGEDFDMMTYEEWERKKNPFID, from the coding sequence ATGATGATGAAAGGTTTGTATGAAGCCCATTTGCCTGTGAGTGATTTGAAGGCATCTATTGCATTTTATGAAAAATTGGAATTGACACTTGCGCATGAAAACGAACGAGTTGCTTTTTTATGGATTGAGAAAGGAAAGAGCTGGCTCGGTCTTTGGAAAGTAGATATGAACGCCTATCCATACCATCCTTCAACTCGGCATGTTGCCTTTCAAATTACAACGTCCAGTATCGAACAGATCAAGGCTTGGCTGGTTGAAAAGGGCATCGGCATTCACCCAATGTTTGGCTTTTCAGAAGAGCAGCAGCCGTTAGTTCTCGATAATCCGCCGCAATTTCATGCAGCAATCTATTTTCTGGACCCTGATGACAATCTGCTTGAATGCATTGCGCCGCTTGAACTTGATACAGGGGAAGACTTCGATATGATGACCTATGAGGAGTGGGAAAGAAAGAAAAATCCGTTTATTGATTGA
- a CDS encoding SDR family oxidoreductase: MKLLVTGATGQLGSLVVKHLLKKVPAEQIAVSVRDPQKAAHLKEAGVDLRRGDFTQPDTLKTAFQGIDRLLIISTADGDRVQQHTAAIQAAKVAGVSFIAYTSVVSARKSQLVLAHDHAKTEEAIVASGIPHVFLRNNWYVENEKDPILAAVSGAPFLSPIGDGKVGWATRNDYAEAAANALTLPEHNQEIYELSGPLRTHTELAHIVSEVSGKEVKVEQIDVDTFGEFLASNGVPKEAVPFVKAIQSGIRDGALAVESDDFETLLGRPLTPIEERISELISK; this comes from the coding sequence ATGAAATTATTAGTAACAGGCGCAACAGGACAACTTGGATCGCTCGTCGTTAAGCATTTACTTAAAAAGGTACCGGCTGAACAAATTGCGGTGAGTGTTCGAGACCCACAAAAAGCAGCACATTTGAAGGAAGCTGGGGTGGATTTACGCCGCGGAGACTTTACTCAGCCAGACACACTTAAGACAGCCTTTCAAGGCATTGACCGTCTTTTGATCATTTCAACAGCGGATGGAGACCGCGTTCAGCAGCATACAGCTGCTATCCAAGCGGCAAAAGTAGCTGGTGTATCCTTTATTGCTTATACAAGTGTTGTGAGTGCAAGAAAGAGTCAGCTAGTCCTTGCACATGACCATGCAAAAACAGAAGAAGCCATTGTGGCCTCTGGCATTCCTCATGTATTTTTAAGAAACAATTGGTATGTAGAAAATGAAAAAGATCCGATACTAGCAGCCGTGAGCGGCGCACCATTTTTAAGTCCAATTGGAGATGGCAAGGTTGGCTGGGCAACAAGAAATGACTACGCAGAAGCGGCAGCAAATGCGTTAACACTTCCAGAACATAACCAGGAAATCTATGAACTGTCAGGACCGCTTCGGACGCATACTGAACTTGCACACATTGTCAGTGAGGTAAGCGGAAAAGAGGTCAAGGTGGAGCAAATCGATGTAGACACATTTGGAGAATTTTTAGCTTCAAATGGTGTACCAAAAGAAGCTGTTCCATTCGTCAAAGCCATTCAAAGTGGCATTCGTGATGGTGCCTTAGCCGTGGAAAGCGATGATTTCGAAACATTACTTGGACGGCCGTTAACGCCAATTGAAGAAAGAATCAGTGAATTGATTTCAAAATAA
- a CDS encoding Rrf2 family transcriptional regulator → MKQISSRYPIAVHILSFIAGVSKECTGDFIAESVNSNPAIVRKMMAMLKRAGLIEIRRGVGGAYLKRPAEEITLLDVYRAVDVSEEEELFNFHQPVIACPIGQAMDIRLRHELKEAQTALENHLKQVTIKQLLTEAE, encoded by the coding sequence GTGAAACAAATTAGTAGCAGGTATCCGATTGCTGTTCATATTTTGTCATTTATTGCGGGCGTTTCAAAAGAGTGTACAGGTGATTTTATTGCTGAGAGTGTGAATTCAAATCCAGCCATTGTTCGAAAAATGATGGCAATGCTTAAACGAGCGGGGCTTATTGAGATTCGCCGCGGAGTAGGCGGTGCTTATTTAAAAAGACCGGCAGAGGAAATCACACTCTTAGATGTGTACCGTGCTGTCGATGTAAGTGAGGAAGAAGAATTATTTAACTTCCATCAGCCAGTCATCGCATGTCCGATTGGTCAAGCGATGGATATAAGACTGCGGCATGAACTAAAAGAAGCACAGACGGCTCTTGAGAATCACCTAAAGCAAGTGACGATTAAGCAATTGTTGACAGAGGCGGAATAA
- a CDS encoding Ku protein, giving the protein MHTVWKGGISFGLVNIPVKLFTATENKDIKLRQLHKECHTPINYKKVCANCGEEVAPEQIIKAYEYAKNKFIELDDEELEKLRKENEEKAVEIIDFVKIEEIDPIYYERSYFLSPDTGGAKAYSLLRKALEESGKIGVAKIMIRSKEQLAIVRCYEHILLMETIHFPDEIRQVSDVPNIPQEENIVKKELDTALLLIEQLTTAFDPAAYQDEYREQLMNLIGDKISGEHTVQPEATGKKDSASNVTDLMTALQASIDRSKPAKAKKAAPKKRKAPAKKEKNA; this is encoded by the coding sequence ATGCATACAGTTTGGAAAGGCGGCATTAGCTTTGGATTGGTCAATATCCCTGTAAAGCTGTTTACCGCTACAGAAAACAAAGATATTAAGTTAAGACAGCTCCATAAAGAGTGTCACACGCCCATTAATTATAAAAAGGTTTGCGCCAACTGCGGGGAAGAGGTGGCACCAGAACAAATCATCAAAGCGTACGAGTATGCGAAAAATAAATTCATTGAATTAGACGATGAAGAGCTAGAAAAACTGCGAAAAGAAAATGAAGAAAAAGCCGTTGAAATCATTGATTTTGTGAAGATAGAAGAGATTGATCCCATCTATTATGAAAGAAGTTACTTTTTATCACCAGATACAGGTGGTGCGAAGGCTTATTCATTATTAAGAAAAGCTTTAGAGGAATCGGGGAAAATTGGTGTGGCCAAAATCATGATTCGTTCAAAGGAGCAATTAGCAATTGTTAGGTGCTATGAACACATTTTGCTGATGGAAACCATTCATTTTCCTGACGAAATTAGACAAGTATCAGATGTACCAAATATCCCCCAAGAGGAAAACATCGTGAAAAAGGAGTTAGATACAGCACTTCTTTTAATCGAGCAATTAACCACAGCTTTCGACCCGGCGGCATATCAGGATGAATACAGAGAACAGCTGATGAACTTAATTGGCGATAAAATATCAGGAGAACATACGGTTCAGCCAGAAGCAACAGGCAAAAAAGATTCTGCATCCAATGTGACTGACTTAATGACGGCTCTTCAGGCTTCAATCGATCGATCTAAACCAGCCAAAGCAAAAAAAGCAGCACCTAAAAAAAGAAAAGCACCTGCGAAAAAAGAAAAAAATGCATAA